A stretch of the Bacillus sp. B-jedd genome encodes the following:
- a CDS encoding DUF378 domain-containing protein, with amino-acid sequence MSTIQRIALILTVIGAINWGLVGFFQFDLVAAIFGGQDSGISRIVYGLVGIAGLINIGLLFAPSHEREEAHQAKPQGNR; translated from the coding sequence CATTCAAAGAATTGCACTGATCCTTACAGTTATCGGCGCCATTAACTGGGGCCTGGTTGGTTTCTTTCAATTTGATTTAGTCGCAGCTATATTTGGCGGCCAGGACTCTGGAATTTCCCGGATTGTTTACGGCTTGGTTGGAATAGCCGGCTTAATCAACATCGGACTTCTTTTTGCCCCGAGCCATGAGAGGGAAGAAGCGCACCAAGCTAAACCACAAGGTAATCGCTAA